The stretch of DNA CGCGTGCGCCGACAGGGCTGACAGTGTTGCCACCCGTCCAAGCCTCTCCGTTCCAGCGAATGTATTTCACTTGCTTTGGACCGCCTGTAATCTGCCCGACATCTTTCCCCGCGTTCATCAATATGTGCGGGTTGCCTTCGGGGTCTAGCGCTGCGGCGCCATTAAATGTCCATAGCTCTCCCGTATCTGTGACTTTGGCTTTCGCGTCTGCAACTTCGCGAGTCAAAGGCATGGGAAGGCGCTCGTCTTCTACATTATGCCATTCTTTGGTCTTGGTGTTAAAGGTCATGTAATAAAGGTCTTCGCGGTTTGCTGTGTGCCCGCGTTCTCGGGCATTTCCGTCCCAACACAGGTGATAGTCAAAGCTAACAATGATTTCGTCGCCTTGGCCACGTCCGACCCACGGATACCAACTGTCCACGCCTTTAACGTCGTCGCGGCGTTTATGCTTTAGAAATGAAACCGGATCGCCGAAACTACGGCCGTTATCCGTAGAGACATGATAGACCCAATCGCTGCGGTGCGCGCCGTGCCGATAAAATAGATAGATGTCACCATTCTCCATTTTTATGACCTGGTTATATGTGCCAAAAGGCGGGATCGTTTTGAGCTCTTCCCATTCAGAAACATCATACGGTTTCTTGCTGACCACATGTTTGTTCTCACCGTAGTGATGATTTCCAAGTGGGTTATCACCATGTATTTCCGGCACGCCGCCATGTCCACCAAAGAAGAGATGAATATAGCCTTCATTGTCTATTATCATGCTGGGCTTACCATGATTATCAATTTTCTTTTTGCGCTTCGGATCTTTCCCCATCGCACTAACGCCAGCCTTAAAGGGGCCTGTCCACTCTTTCGTGGCGTGGTTATAAGCCGCAATATAAGGATCTTCCAGTGCGCCTTGGTAGGACACATAGGTAATGCCGTCACGATGGATTCCTGCGGGGTGTTGGACGATTGCAACGGCATTCCCAAAACCGTTTTCAGCGAAATGGTTAACCGTCTTAGATTTGGCTTCAGCAGTTGGAACCATATCTGCCGCGGAGCAACTCGTAATAAGGGCACCGATCGAGATAAGGGCGAGGGATTGAATTTTTTTCATGTTAGTTCCTAGTCTTCAATTAAAACCAAAGCTCGTATGTTTTGCTTGCTTCTTACGCTTTCGGGCTGTATCTCACAATAGTGCATAAATAATCATAATCAAGCATAAATGCTCATGATAGACAGTGAGTAAAAGGGGGGATAATGGCGTTTAAAGCAATAGGGCAATTTAGTTTCTGCGCTATATTTTTGATGGCGTTTGGGGGGTGTGATAATCCGCAGACTGAAAATATCAGCACTCCTGTTGTTCCCAGTGCCGCTAAGCTTACAGGCTTTGCAGTGCCCCGTAACGAAGCCGTCGAAACCCAGATTAGCACATTGATTTCAAAAATGTCGCTTGAAGAGAAGGCGGCTCAGATGCGTATTTTCCACGCGAGGCGGGGCATTGAACTTGATGATAATGATGAACTTGTTTTATCAGATGATGTCAAAACCCGGCTTAACTTCGGTATTGCGGGTATTAAAAACCCCGGTGAATATTTAACGCCTGAAAAATCTGCGCTACTGAATAATAAACTTCAGAAATACATCATTGAAAATAATCGACACGGCATTCCCGCCGTCTTTGTGACGGAAGCCTATAATGGCGTTGATGCGACTGGAACAACGCGTTTTGGACGCCCCATCAATATGGCCGCCACATTTAATCCTGCCCTTGTGAAAAATGTGTGGGATACCATCGGGCGTGAGGCGCGATTGCGCGGTCTACATATGTGTCATTCTCCCGAAGCTGATATCATGCGGGACCCCCGGTTTGGGCGCATGAGCGAGGCCTATAGCGAAGATACCCATTTGACAACTGAGATGGTTGTTGCGGCAGTGAGGGGCGTGCAGGGGGACACGAAAGGTTTGTCGGAAAAGACACATATCGGCGCGGTCACAAAACACTTTGCTGGTTATGGCCAAGTGGAGGGCGGTCTTAATTTTGCTTCAATACAAATCTCGCCCCGCACCCTTGTTGACGAAATTTTTCCTCCGTTCAAAGCGGCTGTTCAGCGTGGACAGACCATGGGAATTATGCCGTCGCATGGTGACCTAAACGGTGTTGCTAGTCACGGGAACCGTAAATTGCTAACGGATATATTGCGCGATGAATGGGGATTTGACGGATATACCGTTTCAGATTCAAAT from Fretibacter rubidus encodes:
- a CDS encoding BNR-4 repeat-containing protein; the encoded protein is MKKIQSLALISIGALITSCSAADMVPTAEAKSKTVNHFAENGFGNAVAIVQHPAGIHRDGITYVSYQGALEDPYIAAYNHATKEWTGPFKAGVSAMGKDPKRKKKIDNHGKPSMIIDNEGYIHLFFGGHGGVPEIHGDNPLGNHHYGENKHVVSKKPYDVSEWEELKTIPPFGTYNQVIKMENGDIYLFYRHGAHRSDWVYHVSTDNGRSFGDPVSFLKHKRRDDVKGVDSWYPWVGRGQGDEIIVSFDYHLCWDGNARERGHTANREDLYYMTFNTKTKEWHNVEDERLPMPLTREVADAKAKVTDTGELWTFNGAAALDPEGNPHILMNAGKDVGQITGGPKQVKYIRWNGEAWTGGNTVSPVGARADLEVKSLTDVSLYMSYKDKNGEAVLIRRDSTDAGANFDNNKQLFRHGKGSFAISALIENAHPDAKMIITPRTSGTALKNMYLIGDNGPVQRKASDMK